The DNA region GTTATCCTCAATAACTGGATCGTCGGCATTATCGGAACGCTGATAACTTTGTTTTTATCCCTAGCGATATTATTGCCTTGGTTGCAAAAAGCATTATACGAGTGGTTTTCACCCCAAGAACGCACCCTGTTTGTTGCCATTTTGGGATTAATAGTAGCGATCATCGGCTTGATTAAGTTTACAGGTGTGGGCGATCGCTTACTTGTTTGGGGACGCCAGATTAACTGGGACATTGCTGGAACCCTAGCAGATTGGTTTGGTGCTTTGGGGCAAATTCTGATCGCCGTCATCGCCGTTTACGTGGCGTGGCGACAATATGTTATTTCCAAAGACTTGACAATTCAGCAAAACCTGCTAACAGTTCAGCAAAACATTATCACCCAGCAGCAGACAATTGATTCTTATTTCCAAGGCGTTTCAGATTTAGTATTAGATCAAGAAGGATTATTAGAAGATTGGCCCCAAGAAAGAGCGATCGCTGAAGGACGCACTGCGGCAATTTTAAGTAGTGTAGATGGCAGTGGTAAAGCGAAAATTCTCCGCTTTCTCTCACGTTCCAAGTTGCTGTCACCCTTACAACGCGATCGGCTATTAGGTCGAGCCATTCTCGACGGCAGTGGCGGATATGTAGAAGACCGCCTGGAAGGTGTCCGTGTCATCGATTTAGGCGTAACGCTAGCCGCAGCAGACCTTTCTGATACTGATTTACGCTGGACTGACCTGAGCGAAGCTAATCTTGTCCGCGCTAACCTGAGCGGTTGTGATTTAGTAAAAGCCAACCTCTCCCGCACTATTCTATATAGTGCTAATCTCAGTGGTGCCGACATCAACGGGATTCGCCTATTCTACGGTGTAGTGGATAAAGCATCACCCCGTAGTCGCACTGAACGACCAAATTATCAAACCGGCGAACACACTGGCGCTGTGGTGGAAAATGCCGATTTCACCAATGTACAGCGCATGTCTGAGTCTGCACGTAACTACTGTTGTACTTGGGGTGGTGAAAAAACTAGAGGTACGATTCCTGGTGGTTGTGAAGGTATTCCCAATAAGTTGGGAAGATAATTATAAGACTAGATAAAAATTAGTTAGCTGCATTAAAAATCTGCTGTGCAGTTAAATTTAATTGGGGAAAGGTAGGTGATGAAATCGCGGTGTTACCTTGAAACGCTGTCATTTGATATTCACCATCAACTAATTCGCACACAAAAATAGTAGGTTGTTTGGGATTCCCAATGAACTTTCTTGCACCCAATGCAGCATAATCAGCAATCCAATATTCGGGAATTCCCATTTCTTCATAATCCCTAAGTTTATTGTAGTAATCATCTCGCCAGTTGGTTGAAACAACTTCGATGACTATTGGAACCGATGCTGCTTGGCTTACTGTTGACTGTTTTTGAAAAAGCGGTTCATTGTCGAGATTATCAAGATTTAGCAGCAACACATCAGGCGAATAAGCCGATTCGGCAGAAGGAGTTTGGATCAATGCAGTTTTGGGTATAGTGTAGGGAAGATTTAGGCGATCAAACTCGACAGTTAGCTTACGGGCTATAAATCCTACAACTTTTTCATGCGAACCGGTTGGAGGCGGCATTTCAATAATTACTCCTTTGTGCAATTCATAGCGTTTTCCATCGTTGGGATACCATTCGATAAATTCATTAAAGGTTAGTAATTTGGGCAACGCTTGGGTCATAATCTTACCTCCATATATGTTTTACTTTATCATCCAATAAATGTTGATTAGGATTACAAATATATTAAATGGCTTTATGTCAATTCTTGGGGGTTGCCTAAATTCAATCAACGACTGTCCGAATTCAATAAANNNNNNNNNNNNNNNNNNNNNNNNNNNNNNNNNNNNNNNNNNNNNNNNNNNNNNNNNNNNNNNNNNNNNNNNNNNNNNNNNNNNNNNNNNNNNNNNNNNNNNNNNNNNNNNNNNNNNNNNNNNNNNNNNNNNNNNNNNNNNNNNNNNNNNNNNNNNNNNNNNNNNNNNNNNNNNNNNNNNNNNNNNNNNNNNNNNNNNNNNNNNNNNNNNNNNNNNNNNNNNNNNNNNNNNNNNNNNNNNNNNNNNNNNNNNNNNNNNNNNNNNNNNNNNNNNNNNNNNNNNNNNNNNNNNNNNNNNNNNNNNNNNNNNNNNNNNNNNNNNNNNNNNNNNNAATAAACGACTACCCGAATTCAATATAGGAACTTAGTACAGTTAGTATTTCTAACGCAAACGCTCCCCTCCCCAAGGCATGGGGGAGGGGTATTAAGGACTTTTGCAAGAAGTCTATTAAACGATAATATCGCTTGCCACTAGTAGTGGTGATCCTTCAAGCTGAATCTCGAAATTAGCAGATAGATTACTATCAGTATTACCTTGGAGAATATCTTTTGAATAACGGATTTGACCTGCTGTGGTGAATGCGCCACTTCCTATGTAAGTGAAGGCTTGGTCGCCCGCTATATTCGTGTTAGCGTCTATGCCAGATAGATCGATTCGATCTCCTGGTAAGTTACCGTTTCCAACAAAATCTTTGATAATATCCCGTGACAAACCAGGTTGACTATCTGAAACTGAGTCAAACTGGAAAACATCGTTGCCAGTACCTCCATAGAGAGTATCCTTGCCTGTACCCCCATTGAGTAAATCATTGCCACCAAGGCCAAAGAGAGCATCAGTGTCCTCCCCCATAGAGGTAATCGTTGCCTGCAACGCCATCGACATCATCTCCTTGAATGACATCGGAGTTAATACCCCCATAGATAGTATCGTTCCCAGCACCACCATTGATGAAATAGCTGCTAAGAGAAACAGTGCCGAGAAAGTCGTCACCGTCTAATCCGTTTATGTAAACTTGTTCAAAAATACTACTCGGAAGAAAATTATCTCCTATAGGATCATCTACCTTAAAGTAAATTAGACTGTCAGGGCCTGGAGTACCGTTAAGAGGATTTGTATCTGCGAATTCTGCCATTGATGAGTTTATCCTTAACTTAGAGGGTAAAAAGATTACCTCATCACTTCCCCATCATCAAACGGCGTTGCTGATTAAAAGTATGAATTTGGTTTCCTCCAAAGGCGCAAAGGAAACAGTTTAAAACATGGAGTTTCACACTTTCATTCAGCAACGCCGAGAAAATAAGGTGGAGAAATAACGAGTGGGAAGAGATAACAGAACCATACCTAATTGGAACAGGTCTTTGCTATTAACTTTGAAAATTTAAGAAGCACTGGATTTATAGCGGTTCTTGCTTGGATGCAACACAGTTTGACCTCTCTCCAAACCTCTCTCCTAAAAGGAGAGAGGCTTTGAATCTTACTCCCCTTCCCTCGTAGGGAAGGGGTTGGGGGTTAGGTCTGTATTGCACTTAAGTGAGAAGCGTTATATCGATAATTGTTGACATCAAAATAGTGCCAAGAGTCATGTTATATCGTTTTTGCACTTTTCTAACATAACCCCCACTAATGAATTATTAAGCAGTTTACATACTTCTCCCCAGAAAGCGCCACGTATTCCACAATAACTCTAGCGACCTGCAACAAATATCTGTTCTGCTGTCAAATTCAGGTCTGGAAATGTTTGGGAGATGAGGCGTTCTGTTCCCCTAAATTGTTGTCCTTGATAAGTTCCATCGACTAACTGATAAATCGTGATTACAGGTTGTTTGGATAAGCCAATGTAGCGTTTGCCTCCTAACCCTAGATAATCTACGATCCAATACTCCCCAACACCTAAAGCTTCATAGTCTTCGACTTTCCTAGCATAGTCATTCTGCCAATTGGTGCTGACAACCTCCACGACCAATTTAACAGACTTGCCTAGTGTAATCACTGGCTCAGTTTTCCATAATGGCTCATTCGCCAAAGCCGTTTGATCAAGAATCACAACATCAGGTCTAAAGGCTGAATTTTGACCTAATGGTTTAA from Nostoc commune NIES-4072 includes:
- a CDS encoding M10 family metallopeptidase C-terminal domain-containing protein translates to MGEDTDALFGLGGNDLLNGGTGKDTLYGGTGNDVFQFDSVSDSQPGLSRDIIKDFVGNGNLPGDRIDLSGIDANTNIAGDQAFTYIGSGAFTTAGQIRYSKDILQGNTDSNLSANFEIQLEGSPLLVASDIIV
- a CDS encoding Uma2 family endonuclease gives rise to the protein MLSATINTSNLSSEAFVAGYLDDVRYELIDGELIDLEPTGLHEQVAGLINRKLNVAIDLLNLPWFIPMKCLIKPLGQNSAFRPDVVILDQTALANEPLWKTEPVITLGKSVKLVVEVVSTNWQNDYARKVEDYEALGVGEYWIVDYLGLGGKRYIGLSKQPVITIYQLVDGTYQGQQFRGTERLISQTFPDLNLTAEQIFVAGR
- a CDS encoding pentapeptide repeat-containing protein encodes the protein MTIESDSSNLPTPEPVPENDLQPDDFDGSASEKNLSSEALATQQALAAIASLKSPQYTTAIQQARSDSQQPTTKQFVVKPRALLITLIAIAITFIGVILNNWIVGIIGTLITLFLSLAILLPWLQKALYEWFSPQERTLFVAILGLIVAIIGLIKFTGVGDRLLVWGRQINWDIAGTLADWFGALGQILIAVIAVYVAWRQYVISKDLTIQQNLLTVQQNIITQQQTIDSYFQGVSDLVLDQEGLLEDWPQERAIAEGRTAAILSSVDGSGKAKILRFLSRSKLLSPLQRDRLLGRAILDGSGGYVEDRLEGVRVIDLGVTLAAADLSDTDLRWTDLSEANLVRANLSGCDLVKANLSRTILYSANLSGADINGIRLFYGVVDKASPRSRTERPNYQTGEHTGAVVENADFTNVQRMSESARNYCCTWGGEKTRGTIPGGCEGIPNKLGR
- a CDS encoding Uma2 family endonuclease gives rise to the protein MTQALPKLLTFNEFIEWYPNDGKRYELHKGVIIEMPPPTGSHEKVVGFIARKLTVEFDRLNLPYTIPKTALIQTPSAESAYSPDVLLLNLDNLDNEPLFQKQSTVSQAASVPIVIEVVSTNWRDDYYNKLRDYEEMGIPEYWIADYAALGARKFIGNPKQPTIFVCELVDGEYQMTAFQGNTAISSPTFPQLNLTAQQIFNAAN